One genomic segment of Flagellimonas marinaquae includes these proteins:
- a CDS encoding DUF6090 family protein, whose amino-acid sequence MAKIFRRIRQTLLTENKVSKYLIYAVGEIILVVVGILIALEIDNRSEQIKMETKELAFLNRLLVDLKNDQEYLELVRIRKDNKVEAANTIIKFSFNGNNDSIMRIIPYYLQLTSWQAVIPNQNTFNELISSGSLNILSNDSIKNGLLQLDRNYKALIDWEEVVKQDDYIGNFWTDRNEFDPYNYLSVNKPLVQALGLDDKITREQKLTMQKQLRKDVDKILKSYKFRTGVLSTRDDYVNQLTLIEILRKDVENLIRLLEKELLRDN is encoded by the coding sequence ATGGCAAAAATATTTAGAAGAATCAGACAAACGTTACTTACGGAAAACAAAGTCAGCAAATATCTTATCTATGCTGTTGGAGAAATAATTCTTGTTGTAGTAGGTATTTTAATTGCACTAGAAATAGACAACCGCAGTGAACAAATTAAAATGGAAACAAAAGAGTTGGCTTTTCTAAATCGTTTATTGGTAGACTTAAAAAATGATCAAGAGTATTTAGAACTTGTTAGGATCAGAAAGGATAATAAGGTCGAAGCGGCCAACACCATTATTAAATTCTCATTTAATGGAAATAATGATTCTATAATGCGTATTATCCCATACTATCTTCAATTAACCTCATGGCAAGCTGTAATTCCTAATCAAAATACGTTCAATGAACTCATAAGTAGTGGTAGTTTAAATATACTTAGCAATGACTCCATAAAGAATGGTTTGCTACAACTGGATAGAAATTATAAAGCACTAATTGATTGGGAAGAAGTTGTAAAACAAGACGACTACATTGGCAATTTTTGGACAGATAGAAATGAGTTCGACCCTTATAATTACCTGTCCGTCAATAAACCCTTGGTTCAAGCGTTGGGATTGGATGATAAAATAACCCGAGAACAAAAACTTACTATGCAAAAGCAGTTAAGGAAAGATGTGGACAAGATTCTGAAATCATACAAGTTCAGGACTGGTGTTCTTAGTACTAGAGACGATTATGTCAACCAACTAACGCTAATCGAGATTCTCAGGAAGGATGTGGAAAACCTGATCAGGTTATTAGAAAAGGAATTGCTTCGCGACAATTGA
- a CDS encoding tetratricopeptide repeat protein, whose protein sequence is MSNDINNEYFCDGLTEEIINALAKIKQLSVTSRTSSFYFKNKTVTVEKIREKLNVATFIEGSVRTSKRKMRITVQMIDTLEDFHFWSEVFDRNPEDVFEIQEEISHFIAEKLREHIGHLEIEDKLIERYEVPVPVYREYLKGRYYLMKLDYDSSLKAIEIFKSIIERSPNFVNPYLDINQAYTFMGTMGLLPAFEAFQKAQSFFEKARSLSPNSSRVQLNLAWIECWQNWNLKKAYEHANKALETQPTDEIYLTISNLLTVEGKLGPAQNYIDKALELDPFSSINHHYKGFLYYLQEDYDKAKRYLEKALELNPNLPFPPIYIGNSLLLSGKPIEALSYFNTLSGISIKDLTKLGGKTMCYAVLGERTKCDDGIKELESYLTSDLVEKALIFLILVYALLENEDKVLEYVKEAFNNHLPLVLLLNPSPVLKSFKNNQDYKDIMLRAIPDNVNYKQKKKYKQALLDTKEVTMYSKELKQIMMDYKLYLNPDLSLKDLASYLDLPANYVSQLLNLGFQKNFSEYINTFRINEFKERILLEENKGLTIMAIAYDSGFNSKTVFNTFFKKIEGVTPNAYLKSHR, encoded by the coding sequence ATGAGCAATGATATTAACAATGAATATTTCTGTGACGGATTAACGGAGGAGATCATCAATGCATTGGCAAAAATCAAACAGCTTTCCGTTACCTCACGTACATCCTCATTTTATTTTAAAAACAAGACAGTTACAGTGGAAAAGATAAGGGAGAAGCTAAATGTGGCGACTTTTATCGAGGGCAGTGTACGAACATCCAAGAGAAAAATGCGCATTACGGTGCAAATGATCGATACTTTGGAGGATTTTCATTTTTGGTCGGAGGTCTTTGATAGAAACCCGGAAGATGTATTCGAGATACAAGAAGAAATAAGTCATTTTATTGCTGAAAAATTACGCGAGCATATCGGTCATCTCGAAATTGAAGATAAACTAATTGAGCGTTACGAGGTCCCTGTACCTGTTTACAGAGAATATTTAAAAGGTAGGTATTATTTAATGAAATTGGATTATGATAGTTCATTAAAGGCCATCGAAATTTTTAAAAGCATTATAGAGAGATCACCAAACTTTGTAAACCCTTATTTAGATATTAATCAGGCCTATACTTTTATGGGAACCATGGGATTATTGCCAGCATTTGAAGCTTTTCAAAAGGCACAATCCTTTTTTGAAAAAGCAAGGTCCCTAAGTCCTAATTCATCTAGAGTACAATTAAATTTGGCCTGGATAGAATGTTGGCAAAATTGGAACCTAAAAAAAGCGTACGAACATGCAAATAAAGCTTTGGAGACGCAACCTACGGATGAAATTTACCTGACCATTTCAAATTTATTAACTGTTGAGGGCAAATTAGGTCCTGCCCAAAATTATATAGATAAAGCGTTGGAATTGGATCCTTTTTCTTCAATAAACCATCATTACAAGGGGTTTCTGTATTATCTACAGGAAGATTATGACAAAGCAAAGCGCTACTTGGAAAAGGCATTGGAATTAAACCCTAATTTACCTTTTCCACCTATTTATATTGGAAATAGTTTATTGTTATCGGGCAAGCCGATTGAAGCTTTGAGCTACTTTAATACACTATCGGGCATTTCTATAAAAGACCTTACTAAATTAGGAGGTAAAACCATGTGCTATGCCGTTCTTGGCGAAAGGACCAAATGTGATGATGGTATAAAAGAACTGGAAAGTTACCTAACATCCGACCTTGTTGAAAAAGCACTGATTTTCCTAATTCTGGTTTATGCTTTATTGGAGAATGAAGACAAGGTTTTGGAATATGTAAAAGAAGCCTTTAACAACCATTTACCTTTAGTTTTATTGTTAAATCCATCCCCTGTTCTCAAGTCTTTTAAAAACAACCAAGATTATAAGGATATTATGCTTAGGGCAATTCCTGACAATGTAAATTACAAGCAGAAAAAAAAATACAAACAAGCCTTACTGGATACTAAAGAAGTTACTATGTACAGCAAAGAGTTAAAACAAATTATGATGGACTATAAGCTGTATTTAAATCCAGACCTATCATTAAAAGATTTGGCATCTTATTTAGACCTTCCTGCCAATTATGTTTCTCAACTATTGAACTTGGGGTTTCAGAAAAACTTCTCCGAGTACATCAATACTTTTAGGATAAACGAGTTTAAAGAGCGTATTCTTCTCGAGGAAAACAAAGGGTTGACCATAATGGCCATAGCTTATGATAGTGGGTTTAACTCTAAAACGGTTTTTAACACATTCTTCAAAAAAATAGAAGGTGTAACACCTAATGCCTATCTAAAATCCCATCGGTAA
- a CDS encoding gliding motility-associated C-terminal domain-containing protein: MKKIIFLLALNCFLFHQTSFSQGLSGSNVEFVELSSSTSVNNSDDELDATPAQPGYNVEFEIGSSSNMYVDVDGNKIVFGARNSTTLTVDDITFNFSGGAFGSITGASFNSGASTGTNTSGVSASFTGSSVTLSGLQNKNFAQGFALGQMGTLVFDITTIGASCSAPTAAATSAVFGTETESSLTLSSFTAPAGGADGYAVYLNSTNSFTAPSDGDQPIADVTWNGAGQQPVYFGTSASPNVTVSGLDGSTTYFFRVYAYNDCSGTETYENTGLNVSDVSGVAGVNLSTNPTITYSVDGNVASNDLATDGELGSVSINSFDLQTFAVNASDTKLTGGLQVLVYNTLRQLTYEDGVSSPVDGMIIQSSDGSEFSLLQFDFHDWGNYDGATYEVEGFKDGSSVGTGTFSGNTTSVFVTVNQGDELGISFQDIDRVRISQQSGTNNSYIGLNNILVGEAVSCSAPIAAPTLAVFGTETESSLTLSSFTAPAGGADGYAVYLNSTNSFTAPSDGNQPIADVTWNGAGQQPVYFGTSASPNVTVSGLDGSTTYFFRVYAYNDCSGTETYETTGLNANDTTANSAPTQNANTGSSLSEGGTDIISSTELDFDDAEEADTDITYTLDSTPSNGILRNNTTPLLAGGTFTQDDLNNNRIDYVHNGGNTTSDSFQFDVSDGQGGSVDNQTFSFTIAAINDAPTVSSVSFSGNLTVGQTLTGSYIYDDQEGDAESGTTYQWYRSDDGAGANKAAISGAVNDTYVLVNDDLAKYISFQVTPSDGSDSGGPEESALDGPIASPPNNSPTVTSTSITSATAQSLYYYDIKASDADNDVITWTANTVPTWLTFTSGTLQTSFVGTGAMPANTGDGVNQSPDGTSASSTVIRTGTAAHGDNKLFFTDTEEYGIRYVDESGNVQTWYQGDGTYTNLNPVGIAYDVVNDAVYVGDYAKTDIVKIDNTGARTLLSNLPEAFMLRLLVNASGSKLYASARGGIYEIDLTNNDPDTNWTRVVGTGTMGYSDTGTASTSQVSQPHGMAFDSAGRLVFTDRFNDIIRRVDLATDTIETIAGTQGAGTEAGDGGPAVNATFADPSGLVINQHDEIFISERLSKRIRKIGANGDIDTFFTVSSGGFADDLVISDAGELYLLTTTLIARVATKAELTGTPTNADAGIHNVALTLSDGIDNVPYNFQITVQAVNIAPTDITLDNNSIGQSATGVSATVGALSTTDADAGDSHTYTLVSGTGDTDNGSFTISGNTLRTNSSLVEGSYSVRINTNDGTDDFAKEFTVDVTDDVAPVGYTVTIDQDPIVSSNQTSVSFTIVGAEVGADYDYTFSSNGGGTNVTGSGTIATATDQITGIDLSGLGDGNITLSVTLTDINDNEGIPATDNKTKDVVEPVPTLVIAESIYFGPFTIRLQFSEPVFDLAPNPVLIAPGPGGEQMATLGSLQEVTAGLAYDIQVTPLVPGEIVFFNDLYGIARDEAGNQAIPLGFVNGTYYDLDTDNDGIGNSTDTDDDNDGTLDTEDDFPLNPDEDTDSDGDGTGDNADEDDDNDGTPDSEDAFPLDETEDTDTDGDGTGDNADNDDDGDGYTDEVEENQGTDPKDNTSIPEDVDDIDDDREDDTMAKPALVPAQAFTPNGDGNNDTWIVPGIDNYPNNVVRIYNRWGHEVFAAQSYRNDWGGFYKNNRELLPAGSYLYVINLGNGQPPLQGWIFINY; this comes from the coding sequence ATGAAAAAAATTATATTCTTACTTGCACTTAATTGTTTTCTTTTCCATCAAACCTCCTTTTCTCAAGGTTTGTCAGGCTCTAATGTTGAATTTGTAGAGCTTTCTTCATCAACAAGTGTAAATAATTCTGATGATGAACTTGATGCTACTCCAGCACAGCCTGGCTATAACGTAGAATTTGAAATAGGTAGTAGTTCTAATATGTATGTAGATGTAGACGGTAATAAAATTGTATTTGGAGCTAGAAATAGTACTACTCTAACTGTTGATGATATAACATTTAATTTTTCTGGAGGGGCCTTTGGAAGTATTACCGGTGCTTCATTCAATTCCGGAGCTTCTACTGGAACTAATACTTCTGGTGTTTCTGCATCCTTTACAGGTTCAAGCGTTACACTATCCGGTTTACAGAATAAAAATTTTGCCCAAGGGTTTGCCTTAGGTCAAATGGGTACTTTGGTTTTTGATATAACAACAATTGGAGCTAGCTGTTCCGCTCCAACAGCTGCAGCCACAAGTGCAGTATTTGGAACAGAAACAGAATCTAGCCTTACATTGTCAAGTTTTACGGCACCGGCAGGTGGTGCGGATGGCTATGCTGTTTATTTGAATAGCACTAATAGTTTTACGGCCCCAAGCGATGGTGATCAACCGATAGCAGATGTCACTTGGAATGGTGCAGGACAACAACCTGTTTATTTTGGTACTTCAGCTTCACCAAATGTTACGGTTTCAGGCTTAGACGGAAGCACAACGTATTTCTTTAGAGTATATGCTTACAACGATTGCTCAGGTACGGAAACCTATGAGAATACAGGGTTAAATGTTAGTGATGTATCCGGTGTAGCTGGAGTTAATTTAAGTACTAATCCTACAATTACCTACTCTGTGGATGGAAATGTAGCTTCCAATGACTTAGCAACAGATGGTGAATTAGGTTCTGTTTCAATCAATTCTTTTGATTTACAAACCTTTGCTGTTAATGCTTCGGATACAAAACTAACTGGAGGTTTACAGGTTTTAGTGTATAATACATTAAGACAACTAACCTATGAGGACGGTGTTAGTTCTCCCGTTGATGGCATGATTATTCAATCCTCGGATGGAAGTGAATTTTCTCTTTTACAATTTGATTTCCATGATTGGGGAAATTACGATGGGGCTACCTATGAAGTGGAAGGGTTTAAAGATGGTAGTTCTGTAGGAACAGGTACATTTTCAGGAAATACGACTAGTGTTTTTGTCACTGTAAATCAGGGTGATGAATTAGGTATTTCTTTTCAAGACATAGACAGGGTAAGAATAAGTCAACAGTCAGGAACTAACAATTCTTACATCGGATTAAATAATATCCTAGTAGGAGAAGCTGTTAGCTGCTCAGCACCCATAGCAGCACCCACATTAGCAGTATTTGGAACAGAAACAGAATCTAGCCTTACATTGTCAAGTTTTACGGCACCGGCAGGTGGTGCGGATGGCTATGCTGTTTATTTGAATAGCACTAATAGTTTTACGGCCCCAAGCGATGGTAATCAACCGATAGCAGATGTCACTTGGAATGGTGCAGGACAACAACCTGTTTATTTTGGTACTTCAGCTTCACCAAATGTTACGGTTTCAGGCTTAGACGGAAGCACAACGTATTTCTTTAGAGTATATGCTTACAACGATTGCTCAGGTACGGAAACCTATGAAACCACAGGGTTAAATGCAAACGATACAACGGCAAACTCCGCCCCAACCCAAAACGCAAATACAGGTTCCTCACTTAGTGAGGGTGGTACAGATATCATTTCCAGTACCGAACTAGATTTTGATGATGCGGAAGAAGCAGATACCGATATTACATATACACTCGATAGTACACCTTCTAATGGTATACTTAGAAATAACACCACACCATTATTAGCTGGAGGTACTTTTACTCAAGACGATTTAAATAACAACAGGATTGACTATGTACATAATGGAGGTAATACTACTTCAGATAGTTTTCAATTCGATGTCAGTGATGGTCAAGGAGGTTCAGTAGATAATCAAACCTTCAGTTTTACGATAGCAGCAATTAATGATGCACCTACAGTTTCCTCGGTAAGTTTTTCAGGAAACTTGACAGTAGGCCAGACCCTAACAGGGAGCTATATTTATGACGACCAAGAGGGCGACGCCGAAAGCGGAACCACCTATCAATGGTATCGCTCCGATGACGGAGCAGGTGCCAACAAGGCGGCCATTTCCGGAGCCGTCAATGACACATATGTATTGGTAAATGATGATTTGGCCAAATACATCAGTTTTCAAGTGACACCCAGTGATGGTTCGGATTCGGGCGGTCCCGAAGAAAGTGCTTTGGATGGACCTATTGCTTCCCCGCCCAATAATTCCCCGACCGTTACATCCACGTCTATCACATCAGCAACTGCGCAATCACTGTATTACTACGATATTAAAGCATCAGATGCCGATAACGATGTGATCACTTGGACGGCAAACACCGTCCCTACTTGGTTGACCTTTACCAGTGGCACACTGCAGACCAGTTTTGTAGGTACTGGTGCCATGCCCGCCAATACAGGGGATGGGGTGAATCAGTCTCCGGATGGGACCAGTGCTTCCAGTACGGTTATTCGAACAGGCACTGCCGCTCATGGTGATAATAAATTGTTTTTCACCGATACCGAAGAGTATGGGATTCGCTACGTTGATGAAAGCGGAAATGTGCAAACCTGGTATCAAGGGGATGGAACTTACACGAATCTAAATCCCGTAGGTATTGCCTATGATGTGGTCAATGATGCGGTGTATGTAGGAGATTATGCCAAGACGGACATCGTGAAAATTGATAATACAGGCGCTCGAACACTGCTATCCAATTTGCCGGAAGCGTTTATGTTAAGGCTGCTGGTCAATGCAAGCGGTTCTAAGCTGTATGCCTCTGCACGAGGAGGTATTTATGAAATTGACCTTACCAACAATGACCCCGATACGAACTGGACGCGTGTCGTCGGCACAGGAACCATGGGGTATAGTGATACAGGTACTGCATCAACCTCACAAGTTTCTCAACCGCATGGTATGGCGTTTGACAGTGCAGGGCGTTTGGTGTTTACCGACCGATTCAACGACATCATCAGGCGGGTTGATTTAGCGACAGACACCATTGAAACCATAGCAGGTACGCAAGGGGCAGGAACGGAAGCTGGTGATGGTGGACCCGCAGTCAATGCGACTTTTGCCGACCCATCTGGATTGGTCATTAACCAGCACGATGAAATTTTTATTTCCGAGCGGTTGAGCAAACGGATACGAAAAATTGGTGCCAACGGTGATATTGATACATTTTTTACAGTTTCTTCCGGTGGTTTTGCAGACGATTTAGTAATATCCGATGCAGGTGAGCTGTACTTATTGACGACCACACTTATTGCACGGGTAGCAACCAAGGCTGAATTAACCGGTACGCCAACCAATGCTGATGCAGGTATCCACAACGTTGCACTTACACTTAGCGACGGTATAGATAATGTGCCTTATAATTTCCAAATCACGGTTCAGGCGGTTAACATTGCTCCAACCGATATTACACTTGATAATAACAGTATCGGGCAGAGTGCTACAGGTGTATCGGCCACGGTAGGTGCATTGTCCACCACCGATGCTGATGCTGGAGATTCGCATACCTACACGTTGGTATCGGGAACTGGTGATACAGATAACGGTAGTTTTACTATCAGTGGAAACACATTAAGAACCAATAGCTCATTAGTGGAGGGTAGTTACAGTGTCAGAATCAATACCAATGATGGTACGGATGATTTTGCCAAGGAATTTACCGTTGACGTCACCGATGATGTTGCACCCGTAGGCTACACGGTAACCATTGATCAAGACCCCATAGTTAGTTCTAATCAAACTTCCGTCAGTTTTACTATTGTCGGTGCAGAAGTTGGTGCGGATTACGACTATACCTTCAGTAGCAACGGTGGCGGGACAAATGTTACTGGTTCGGGAACCATTGCCACCGCAACCGATCAAATAACAGGTATTGACCTTAGTGGTCTTGGTGATGGAAATATCACACTGTCTGTAACGCTTACCGATATTAATGACAACGAAGGGATTCCAGCCACGGACAACAAAACAAAGGATGTTGTGGAGCCAGTACCTACTTTGGTGATTGCTGAATCCATATACTTTGGACCTTTCACAATTCGATTACAGTTTTCAGAACCTGTTTTTGACCTAGCCCCCAATCCAGTGTTGATTGCACCAGGGCCAGGCGGGGAACAAATGGCGACCTTGGGTTCACTTCAAGAGGTGACCGCAGGATTGGCCTATGACATTCAGGTCACTCCATTGGTGCCAGGTGAAATCGTCTTCTTTAATGATCTTTATGGCATTGCCAGGGATGAAGCTGGAAATCAGGCCATACCCTTGGGGTTCGTGAACGGTACATATTATGATTTGGATACAGACAATGATGGTATTGGAAATAGTACAGATACCGATGACGACAACGACGGTACACTTGATACCGAAGATGATTTTCCTTTGAACCCCGATGAAGATACCGATTCGGACGGAGACGGAACAGGTGATAATGCCGATGAGGATGACGACAATGACGGAACACCTGATTCTGAGGATGCCTTCCCATTGGACGAGACCGAGGATACCGATACGGATGGTGATGGAACCGGTGACAATGCCGATAATGATGATGATGGTGATGGTTACACGGATGAAGTGGAAGAAAACCAAGGGACTGATCCCAAGGATAATACCAGTATTCCAGAGGATGTAGATGACATTGATGATGACAGGGAGGATGATACAATGGCTAAGCCAGCATTAGTCCCTGCTCAAGCTTTTACCCCTAACGGTGACGGGAACAACGACACCTGGATAGTCCCCGGGATAGACAATTACCCGAACAATGTGGTTCGTATTTACAACCGATGGGGGCATGAAGTATTTGCCGCCCAATCCTACCGCAACGACTGGGGAGGATTCTACAAGAATAACAGGGAACTGTTGCCCGCGGGCTCTTACCTATACGTGATCAACCTGGGCAATGGACAGCCACCGTTACAAGGCTGGATATTCATCAACTATTAA
- a CDS encoding type IX secretion system membrane protein PorP/SprF translates to MNLIHKIQIIVAVIGCSLLSNAQQDPNYTFFRYNMNIYNPAYAGSSEATEFSLGIRSQWAGVEGAPESQSAIFGMPLGNNIGIGASILNDKTFIEQQTWMAVDISYSIRLNQEVQLYFGIKGSANSYDANTEGLITYGVGQDATLDNYESRFTPNVGAGAYLKHDRYFVSLSAPRLLTPERLKENNGQVYLGEDRIHAYLSGGYTFLLGRTLDLKTTGMLRYVDASPVSVEFTGVLDFGERFEFGAGYRYNESISGLVLFNISSGFNLGYAYETSTQKAIDGIDNNTHELFMRLAL, encoded by the coding sequence ATGAACTTAATTCATAAAATACAGATCATAGTGGCCGTTATTGGCTGTTCCTTATTGAGCAATGCCCAGCAGGATCCCAACTATACTTTTTTTCGTTATAACATGAACATTTATAACCCGGCCTATGCAGGAAGTTCTGAGGCTACAGAGTTCTCCTTGGGAATAAGGAGTCAATGGGCAGGTGTGGAAGGTGCACCTGAAAGCCAAAGTGCTATTTTTGGAATGCCCTTGGGAAATAATATTGGTATTGGAGCCTCTATCCTTAATGACAAGACCTTTATTGAGCAACAGACTTGGATGGCCGTAGACATATCTTACTCCATCCGGTTAAATCAAGAAGTTCAATTATATTTTGGTATCAAGGGTAGTGCAAATTCCTACGATGCCAATACTGAAGGACTGATTACCTACGGTGTTGGACAAGATGCCACATTAGACAACTATGAAAGTCGTTTTACCCCAAATGTGGGAGCAGGTGCCTATTTGAAACACGATAGATACTTTGTATCCCTTTCCGCTCCTAGATTACTGACTCCCGAACGCCTAAAAGAAAATAATGGTCAGGTCTACTTGGGAGAAGATCGTATACATGCCTATCTAAGTGGCGGCTATACTTTTTTATTGGGGAGGACCCTGGACCTCAAGACCACAGGAATGCTCCGATATGTGGATGCTTCCCCGGTTTCAGTGGAATTTACTGGTGTACTGGACTTTGGGGAACGTTTTGAGTTTGGAGCCGGATACCGTTATAATGAAAGTATAAGTGGGCTGGTACTGTTCAACATCAGCAGCGGTTTTAACTTGGGCTACGCCTATGAAACCTCTACTCAGAAAGCAATTGATGGTATTGACAACAACACTCATGAACTGTTCATGCGATTGGCGCTATAA
- a CDS encoding amidohydrolase family protein: protein MINNINIVDVETGKTAYNQFVLIESSRITRIDSVPFKPIDNSLRIDGTGKYLIPGLWDMHTHSNQHSEWLHHPLYIANGVTGVRDMSGQLNEKDSYWVGSKERLQWNKELENNTRVSPRYVLQSSYQMDGEKAIPENSPNFFKLKNRLQVDSLLQFYKNEKVDFIKIYAQLPKDIYLDLAKKAPIYGLHIAGHKPMFLSLEEAVDSGQRSFEHGRIFLYECFPEADSLKSPNNWKDYFSRSKKKMVKQFDSVRAKELMVVMRNNKTYWVPTLQTLKFEALAHKDSFTNNENLKYITKVRKKLWWQYDVDHNKEKNIENEGVNVSEQFYEASKKQVAMAHKLGVPIMAGTDVTDSYVFAGFSLHNELYELTSCGLSNVEALQSATIVPAIFSNVEKGYGTIEIGKKADLVLLDKNPLDDIKNTKSIKGVLLNGVYYDQVKISELKKFSEGVASSFHMNVKTLVSLINSPLIRVQFAD from the coding sequence ATGATTAATAATATAAATATTGTTGATGTTGAAACAGGTAAAACTGCCTACAATCAATTTGTACTGATAGAAAGTTCCAGAATAACAAGAATAGATAGCGTACCATTTAAACCCATTGATAATTCATTGCGTATAGATGGCACCGGTAAATATTTAATACCTGGATTATGGGATATGCACACCCATTCCAACCAACACTCTGAATGGTTGCACCATCCGCTTTACATTGCAAATGGCGTTACGGGCGTACGGGATATGTCTGGCCAATTGAATGAGAAAGATAGCTATTGGGTAGGCAGTAAGGAGCGTTTACAGTGGAATAAAGAACTGGAGAATAACACTAGAGTCTCGCCCAGGTACGTATTGCAAAGCAGTTATCAAATGGATGGTGAAAAAGCAATACCGGAAAATTCCCCCAATTTTTTTAAACTGAAGAACCGTTTGCAAGTAGACTCCCTGTTACAATTTTATAAAAACGAAAAGGTAGATTTTATAAAGATTTATGCGCAGTTACCAAAAGACATTTATTTAGATCTGGCTAAAAAAGCACCTATCTATGGTTTACATATAGCCGGCCATAAACCCATGTTTCTTAGTTTGGAAGAAGCTGTGGACTCTGGCCAAAGGAGTTTTGAACATGGACGCATTTTTTTGTACGAGTGTTTTCCCGAAGCCGATAGTCTAAAAAGTCCCAATAATTGGAAAGATTATTTCTCTAGATCCAAAAAAAAGATGGTCAAGCAGTTTGACAGTGTTCGAGCAAAGGAGTTAATGGTTGTAATGCGTAACAATAAAACCTACTGGGTCCCAACTTTACAGACCTTAAAGTTTGAAGCATTGGCACATAAAGATAGTTTTACCAACAATGAAAATTTAAAATACATAACTAAGGTTAGAAAAAAACTCTGGTGGCAATATGATGTAGACCACAACAAAGAAAAGAATATCGAAAATGAAGGAGTCAATGTAAGCGAACAGTTTTATGAAGCTTCGAAAAAACAAGTGGCTATGGCCCATAAATTGGGTGTGCCCATCATGGCAGGTACCGATGTTACCGATAGTTATGTATTTGCAGGTTTTAGTTTACACAATGAACTCTACGAATTAACCTCATGCGGTTTATCAAATGTAGAAGCTTTGCAAAGTGCAACCATAGTTCCTGCAATTTTTTCAAACGTAGAGAAGGGTTACGGAACCATTGAAATAGGCAAAAAGGCGGATCTGGTCTTATTGGATAAAAATCCTTTAGATGATATTAAAAATACAAAAAGCATCAAAGGAGTGCTGTTGAACGGTGTGTATTACGATCAAGTAAAAATCTCGGAACTCAAAAAATTCTCAGAAGGGGTGGCATCAAGTTTTCATATGAATGTGAAAACACTGGTAAGCTTAATCAACAGTCCGTTGATACGCGTACAGTTTGCAGATTAA
- a CDS encoding DUF6624 domain-containing protein gives MKFILMTSLLLVMGCTNTSKSKEVSAKKETQENLIAILDTIWQTEQGPIRLRDSIGRAVGFESEAFKKQNEIYHKNHDKNEKKVLQILDSIGWPSKEIIGEQGNLTICNVLQHSSLEVREKYLPLMRKAVKDKELSARFLVRAVDRIATDKNELQIYGQQLKYYPKTQSLNLWPIKDPENLEKRRAEMGLDSISEFLKRKRVDFEWDLEEQIKRSEEFILAKENANQ, from the coding sequence ATGAAATTTATTTTAATGACCAGTTTACTGTTAGTGATGGGATGCACAAATACCTCCAAGTCCAAAGAAGTATCAGCGAAAAAAGAGACCCAAGAAAACCTGATAGCTATTTTGGATACTATTTGGCAAACGGAGCAAGGACCAATACGATTAAGGGATTCTATTGGTAGAGCAGTAGGTTTTGAATCAGAAGCCTTTAAAAAGCAAAACGAGATTTATCATAAAAACCATGATAAAAACGAAAAAAAAGTTTTACAAATTTTAGATTCTATTGGCTGGCCGAGTAAAGAAATAATTGGTGAACAGGGCAACTTAACTATTTGTAATGTATTGCAACATTCTAGTTTAGAAGTTCGCGAAAAATACTTGCCCCTAATGCGAAAGGCGGTTAAGGACAAAGAACTGTCAGCTCGTTTTTTGGTCAGAGCAGTGGATCGGATAGCAACCGATAAAAATGAACTTCAAATATATGGCCAACAACTGAAGTACTATCCAAAAACTCAGAGTCTTAATTTGTGGCCCATTAAGGACCCAGAAAATTTAGAAAAAAGAAGGGCAGAGATGGGGCTGGATTCAATATCGGAATTCTTAAAACGTAAACGGGTAGACTTTGAATGGGACCTAGAAGAACAGATCAAAAGATCTGAAGAATTTATTTTGGCAAAGGAAAATGCGAACCAATAG